In Haliaeetus albicilla chromosome 12, bHalAlb1.1, whole genome shotgun sequence, a genomic segment contains:
- the LOC104316841 gene encoding olfactory receptor 12D1, with the protein MLNETEVISEFILLGLTDIQGLQHFFFISFLLLYLTSLLGNGAIVTMVITEPQLHTPMYFFLGNLSCLDIFYSTVTVPKMLTGFLFGHQPISFGGCLAQFHFFHFLGSTEAVLLATMAYDRYVAICNPLRYALVMSPRTCLLLAVASWSTGFVHAMMHSVMTSQLSFCGHNHIHHVFCDINPLLNLACSSTSLNMTLLNVVTTAIVLGPFTLIVLSYLYIISFAFWKVRSQEGRWKPFSTCASHLTIVALLYIPVLFNYTPPSSGSSSKRDVQVSLMYSAVTPALNLLIYTLRNQEVRSALKKTLGRKIFPGGK; encoded by the coding sequence ATGCTGAACGAGACAGAGGTCATCAGTGAGTTCATCCTTTTGGGCCTCACCGATATCCAGGGACTGCAGcactttttcttcatctcctttCTCTTGCTCTACTTGACCAGTCTTCTGGGAAATGGTGCCATTGTGACCATGGTGATAACTGAGCCCCAGCTCCACACACCAATGTACTTCTTCCTGGGGAACCTGTCCTGCCTGGACATTTTCTATTCCACAGTCACTGTTCCCAAGATGTTGACTGGCTTTCTCTTTGGGCATCAGCCTATCTCTTTTGGTGGGTGCTTGGCCCAGTTCCACTTCTTCCACTTCCTGGGCAGTACTGAGGCTGTGCTCCTGGCCACCATGGCCTATGATCGCTATGTGGCCATTTGCAACCCTTTGCGCTATGCCCTTGTCATGAGCCCACGGActtgcctgctgctggctgtggcCAGCTGGTCCACTGGTTTTGTACATGCCATGATGCACTCAGTCATGACCTCTCAGTTGAGTTTCTGTGGCCACAACCACATTCATCACGTCTTCTGTGACATCAATCCACTGTTGAATTTGGCTTGCAGTAGTACCAGCCTCAACATGACCCTCCTCAATGTTGTCACCACAGCTATTGTTCTAGGGCCCTTCACTCTCATAGTCCTATCCTACCTCTACATCATCTCCTTCGCCTTCTGGAAAGTCCGGTCCCAGGAAGGAAGATGGAAGCCCTTCTCCACCTGTGCCTCCCACCTCACCATTGTGGCACTGTTGTACATACCAGTGCTCTTCAATTATACACCACCCTCCTCAGGAAGCTCCTCTAAAAGGGATGTGCAAGTGTCTCTCATGTATAGTGCTGTCACCCCAGCTCTGAACCTCTTGATCTACACTCTTAGGAACCAGGAGGTGAGATCTGccctgaaaaaaacattagGGAGAAAAATATTCCCTGGAGGAAAGTGA
- the LOC138688283 gene encoding olfactory receptor 6B1-like: MFLLLGFPALADLHVLFSIVFLLTYILTVLKNMVIIALIKTNCELYKPMYFFLGHRSFIEVWYISVTIPKLLSNFIAEDRSISSVGCMTQLFFFSSFMCTECVLLSAMVYDCYVAVCQPLHYPVLMTYEMCIYLVAVSWFSRFIVSLIKISFISQLKFCGPHVINHFFSDISPVLNLACTDMSLAEMVDFVLALFILLISFFITLVSYLLIFMTILRIPNTQSKKKALSTCSSHLTVATIFFSATLFMYARPKKIDPFDLNELVSAVYTIVTPILNPFIYCLRNQEVKRALKKTLCENNCYL, encoded by the coding sequence ATGTTCCTCTTGTTAGGATTCCCAGCCCTAGCAGACTTGCATGTGTTGTTCTCCATAGTGTTTCTGCTGACCTACATTTTAACTGTTTTGAAGAATATGGTCATCATTGCCCTGATCAAGACAAATTGTGAGCTCTACAAAcccatgtattttttccttggtCACCGCTCCTTCATTGAGGTCTGGTATATCTCAGTCACTATCCCTAAACTGTTGTCAAATTTCATTGCTGAAGACAGGAGTATTTCCTCTGTGGGATGCATGACccaactgtttttcttcagctccttCATGTGCACTGAGTGTGTCCTTCTCTCTGCAATGGTGTACGATTGCTATGTGGCCGTCTGTCAACCATTGCACTATCCAGTCTTGATGACATACGAAATGTGCATATACCTGGTAGCTGTCTCCTGGTTCAGCAGGTTCATTGTGTCTTTGATCAAGATTTCCTTCATCTCTCAGTTGAAGTTTTGTGGTCCCCATGTTATCAACCattttttcagtgatattagCCCTGTGCTGAACCTCGCCTGCACTGATATGTCACTGGCAGAGATGGTGGACTTTGTATTGGCCTTATTTATACTGCTCATTTCCTTCTTCATCACTCTTGTCTCCTACTTACTAATTTTCATGACAATCCTGCGCATTCCCAATACCCAGAGTAAGAAGAAAGCCCTCTCCACATGTTCTTCCCACCTAACTGTGGCCACCATTTTCTTCTCAGCCACCCTCTTCATGTATGCCCGGCCCAAGAAGATCGACCCTTTTGACTTGAATGAGCTTGTGTCAGCTGTGTATACTATTGTCACTCCCATCCTAAACCCCTTCATTTACTGTCTGAGGAACCAGGAAGTGAAaagagcactgaaaaaaactCTCTGTGAAAATAATTGTTATCTCTAA